The Brachionichthys hirsutus isolate HB-005 chromosome 11, CSIRO-AGI_Bhir_v1, whole genome shotgun sequence genome includes a window with the following:
- the bcl7bb gene encoding B-cell CLL/lymphoma 7 protein family member B-B isoform X1, protein MNHNCIKMSGRSGRAETRSRAKDDIKKVLAAIEKVRKWEKKWVTVGDTSLRIFKWVPVTETKQIYRTKSTGGEGRGMKDVVLENTNSLLDFTDENSNQSFLSDVYQAKMDNSSSTSSSQQVSPPHTSSGRMEDSQPPMLGQESVEDAMHSGQDGADEPPTLIKEDLLSSGTIRRSTSDTQEELDESGAPPLKKICTGENSVLR, encoded by the exons ATGAATCATAACTGCATCAAGATGTCGGGACGATCAGGCCGCGCTGAGACACGAAGCCGGGCTAAAGATGACATTAAAAAGGTCCTGGCAGCGATCGAGAAAGTGCGGAAATG GGAGAAGAAATGGGTGACAGTTGGTGATACATCCTTGCGCATATTCAAGTGGGTGCCAGTGACGGAAACAAAGCAG ATATATCGCACCAAATCCACCGGTGGAGAAGGTAGAGGAATGAAAGATGTAGTCCTTGAAAACACCAACTCTTTGCTGGATTTCACTG ATGAAAACAGCAACCAGAGCTTTCTGTCCGATGTTTACCAAGCTAAGATGgataacagcagcagcacctccagcTCGCAGCAGGTCAGCCCTCCACACACCTCCAGCGGTCGAATGGAAGACTCTCAGCCACCAATGCTGGGCCAGGAGAGCGTGGAGG ACGCTATGCATTCAGGGCAGGATGGGGCCGATGAGCCGCCCACTCTCATTAAGGAGGaccttctttcatcaggaacgATCAGACGGAGCACGTCAGACACACAG GAAGAACTGGATGAATCAGGGGCACCTCCTTTAAAGAAGATTTGCACAGGAGAGAATTCAGTTCTCAGATAG
- the bcl7bb gene encoding B-cell CLL/lymphoma 7 protein family member B-B isoform X3: MTLKREKKWVTVGDTSLRIFKWVPVTETKQIYRTKSTGGEGRGMKDVVLENTNSLLDFTDENSNQSFLSDVYQAKMDNSSSTSSSQQVSPPHTSSGRMEDSQPPMLGQESVEDAMHSGQDGADEPPTLIKEDLLSSGTIRRSTSDTQEELDESGAPPLKKICTGENSVLR, encoded by the exons ATGACATTAAAAAG GGAGAAGAAATGGGTGACAGTTGGTGATACATCCTTGCGCATATTCAAGTGGGTGCCAGTGACGGAAACAAAGCAG ATATATCGCACCAAATCCACCGGTGGAGAAGGTAGAGGAATGAAAGATGTAGTCCTTGAAAACACCAACTCTTTGCTGGATTTCACTG ATGAAAACAGCAACCAGAGCTTTCTGTCCGATGTTTACCAAGCTAAGATGgataacagcagcagcacctccagcTCGCAGCAGGTCAGCCCTCCACACACCTCCAGCGGTCGAATGGAAGACTCTCAGCCACCAATGCTGGGCCAGGAGAGCGTGGAGG ACGCTATGCATTCAGGGCAGGATGGGGCCGATGAGCCGCCCACTCTCATTAAGGAGGaccttctttcatcaggaacgATCAGACGGAGCACGTCAGACACACAG GAAGAACTGGATGAATCAGGGGCACCTCCTTTAAAGAAGATTTGCACAGGAGAGAATTCAGTTCTCAGATAG
- the bcl7bb gene encoding B-cell CLL/lymphoma 7 protein family member B-B isoform X2, whose product MATGLTSCALIVDDLSREKKWVTVGDTSLRIFKWVPVTETKQIYRTKSTGGEGRGMKDVVLENTNSLLDFTDENSNQSFLSDVYQAKMDNSSSTSSSQQVSPPHTSSGRMEDSQPPMLGQESVEDAMHSGQDGADEPPTLIKEDLLSSGTIRRSTSDTQEELDESGAPPLKKICTGENSVLR is encoded by the exons ATGGCTACGGGGCTCACAAGCTGCGCGCTAATTGTGGACGACTTGTCTCG GGAGAAGAAATGGGTGACAGTTGGTGATACATCCTTGCGCATATTCAAGTGGGTGCCAGTGACGGAAACAAAGCAG ATATATCGCACCAAATCCACCGGTGGAGAAGGTAGAGGAATGAAAGATGTAGTCCTTGAAAACACCAACTCTTTGCTGGATTTCACTG ATGAAAACAGCAACCAGAGCTTTCTGTCCGATGTTTACCAAGCTAAGATGgataacagcagcagcacctccagcTCGCAGCAGGTCAGCCCTCCACACACCTCCAGCGGTCGAATGGAAGACTCTCAGCCACCAATGCTGGGCCAGGAGAGCGTGGAGG ACGCTATGCATTCAGGGCAGGATGGGGCCGATGAGCCGCCCACTCTCATTAAGGAGGaccttctttcatcaggaacgATCAGACGGAGCACGTCAGACACACAG GAAGAACTGGATGAATCAGGGGCACCTCCTTTAAAGAAGATTTGCACAGGAGAGAATTCAGTTCTCAGATAG
- the baz1b gene encoding tyrosine-protein kinase BAZ1B, which yields MAPLLGRKPYPLAKPLAEPPGPGEEVYTIERTKEAFRNKEEYEARLKRYDERIWTCKSTGSSQLTHKEAWEEEQEVTELLLEEYPKWFEKPVLEMVHHNTVSLDKLVEMAWMEILTKYAVDEECDFLVGKEKSLQVKVVKVHPLENPEGEMAEKKLEGACDSPSSDKENASQENQRKEPAPREEENRRESLSDRARRSPRKLSTATKEEKRKWVMPKFLPHKYDVKLINEDKVISDVPADSLYRTERPPTKEIIRYFIRHYALRLGMGESAPWVVEDGLVKKFSLPSKFSDFLLSPHKFLAEHPSSKRKSLTSPEGKRRKKLKSSDAPGEESANEKGEKKRRKKKDASGMPLSPTIWGHMQKIKMNGSPLKVKNSGSPKKDEVKGVDPSDEKSGRKSGDKKAGKSNILKASKNDGKDGAKTPKMKQMTLLHLTKSTPAGSPRKRARSTGMGTPKLGKPLHPMALHLLRYYNQHKDKEDRKSALSSLISKVVKTLSPDDWGRLPEDLRLLVQKRSDLLERKKQWAAMSQEEKEKEIKKKREKMRQKARERREREMLVRREQSRRYEDQEIEGGKNLPAFKLVDMPEGLPNTLFGNVAMVVDFLHCYAGLLMPDDQYPITAVALMEALAGERSGFLYLNRVLVVLLQTLLQDELAEGYGELDMPLSEIPLTMHSASELARLCLRSCDAHGGGSGQGSEAPGGLGGFDDVVTGEFLDKLETVEVFELSPEEKVYLLMGLCHRILMTYSVEDHVDAKLQRSAELWKERLAMLKGVNDRKRAERQRLKEMELKGEKKKEVGAKKESKKEVKVEPKVEPEPEDMISTVKSRRLMSMQAKKEKEETDRQNKERMEKEAEEERLRRQRAASERAFQDGISKARLVLRRTPLGTDRNHNRYWLFSDVVPGLYIEKGWVHESIDYSFTPPPEDKPAEPEVEGEEEEEEEDEEEEDDGGSAITNDSRGAEKDDGSMDGAVGEGAQQGAAADVCIETSVPKQGQNLWFVCDSTAELEELVESLHAQGVRESELKAKIQNRYQDVLHSIHLTRKAKLGLRTCDGYAELLKYLRSDIQEVASRLQKGGLGYLDDHVDIEDQMKDKESLKDFGECIITIQGCVIKKFLQGFMAPKQKKKKKVGAEESSSSKAEEVDEEKRLAEEARVATAVEKWKTAIGESQTFSRMHVLLGMLDACIKWDMSAENARCKVCRGKGDDEKLILCDECNKAFHLLCLRPALYRIPVGEWLCPACQPTVTRRGTRTRNYKQDSDEEDEEEESEEEESEDEEDDEEYNDYKAMGHTLRPRKKIKPLSSRPKSSKVKPKKTPSSGGQSGKQRTGPNCPADIDELVRQTSQSGVTKHALELERCEEILKKLTKFRFSWPFREPVSPDEAEDYLDIISQPMDFQTMLGKIGRGSYRHTQDFLEDVKLVFSNAEEYNQQGSAVLSCMVKTEQTFVELLQKLLPGLGYLRRRTRKRVSKAPATSEEEEEEEEPKKMQNGKSKRKKAGKGRRRKYAEIESEEEEEEEEEQEEEREEDNDTGRRRSKRNSATSVRKDYREQDSDGERDTKKTRQRRSRGPAGGGASSNEDRSSKQRHSKKQKHR from the exons ATGGCACCGCTTTTAGGCCGGAAGCCGTATCCGCTGGCAAAGCCGCTAGCCGAACCACCAGGCCCCGGAGAGGAGGTCTACACCATCGAGCGCACCAAGGAGGCCTTCAGGAACAAAGA AGAGTATGAGGCGCGCTTGAAGAGGTACGATGAGCGCATCTGGACATGTAAGAGCACTGGAAGCAGCCAGCTCACTCACAAAGAAGCATGGGAGGAGGAACAAGAAGTCACTGAACT GCTTCTGGAGGAGTATCCCAAGTGGTTTGAGAAACCTGTTCTGGAGATGGTCCACCATAACACGGTGTCTCTAGACAAATTGGTCGAAATGGCTTGGATGGAAATCCTCACCAAGTACGCTGTGGATGAAGAGTGTGACTTCCTG gtGGGAAAAGAGAAAAGTTTACAAGTGAAGGTGGTGAAAGTCCATCCTCTAGAGAACCCAGAAGGTGAGATGGCTGAGAAGAAGCTCGAAGGTGCCTGCGATTCTCCATCCAGCGACAAGGAGAATGCAAGTCAGGAGAACCAGAGGAAAGAACCTGctcccagagaggaggagaacaggaGAGAGAGCCTCA GTGACAGAGCACGGCGTTCACCAAGGAAACTTTCCACTGCCacgaaggaggagaaaagaaagtggGTGATGCCCAAATTCCTCCCGCACAAGTATGACGTGAAGCTCATTAATGAGGACAAG GTGATCAGCGACGTCCCAGCAGACAGCCTGTACAGAACGGAGCGCCCTCCAACCAAGGAGATCATCCGCTACTTCATCAGGCATTATGCCCTGCGGCTGGGGATGGGCGAGAGCGCTCCTTGGGTAGTTGAAGATGGACTGGTGAAAAAGTTCAGTCTCCCCAGCAAATTTAGTGACTTCCTTCTTTCTCCACACAAG TTTTTAGCAGAGCATCCCTCCTCGAAGCGCAAGAGCTTGACATCTCCCGAGGGTAAACGTCGTAAGAAGCTCAAGAGCTCTGACGCGCCAGGAGAGGAGTCGGCAAATGagaagggagaaaagaaaaggagaaagaagaaggatGCTTCAGGCATGCCCCTCAGTCCAACCATCTGGGGCCATATGCAG aaaataaaaatgaacggCTCCCCACTCAAGGTGAAGAACTCGGGATCTCCAAAGAAAGATGAAGTCAAAGGCGTGGATCCCTCCGATGAGAAATCAGGGAGGAAGTCCGGCGATAAGAAAGCTGGAAAGAGCAACATCCTCAAGGCTTCCAAAAATGATGGTAAAGACGGCGCCAAGACCCCCAAAATGAAGCAGATGACTCTGCTGCATCTGACAAAGAGCACTCCTGCTGGGAGCCCGAGGAAGAGGGCCCGCAGTACAGGCATGGGAACGCCGAAATTGGGAAAACCACTGCACCCAATGGCTCTCCACCTCCTTCGTTATTATAATCAGCACAAGGAcaaggaggacaggaagagcgCCCTCTCGTCCCTCATTTCCAAGGTCGTAAAGACGTTGTCCCCAGACGATTGGGGTCGCTTGCCCGAGGACCTCAGGCTGCTGGTGCAGAAACGCTCCGACTTACTGGAGCGAAAGAAGCAATGGGCGGCCATGAGccaagaagaaaaggaaaaggagatcAAGAAAAAGCGCGAGAAAATGCGCCAAAAAGCCAGGGAGAGGCGCGAGCGGGAGATGCTCGTCCGCCGTGAGCAATCGCGCAGATACGAAGACCAAGAGATCGAAGGCGGCAAGAACCTGCCTGCGTTCAAGCTCGTGGACATGCCGGAGGGGCTGCCCAACACCCTCTTCGGTAACGTCGCCATGGTCGTGGACTTCCTGCACTGCTACGCGGGGCTGCTGATGCCCGATGACCAGTATCCCATCACCGCGGTGGCTCTGATGGAGGCGCTGGCCGGAGAGCGGTCCGGGTTCCTCTACCTGAACCGGGTGCTTGTGGtgctgctgcagacgctgctgcaggacgagctGGCCGAGGGCTACGGCGAGCTGGACATGCCCCTGTCTGAGATCCCCCTCACCATGCACTCTGCGTCCGAGCTGGCGCGGCTCTGCCTGCGATCCTGCGACGCCCACGGAGGCGGGAGCGGCCAGGGCTCCGAGGCCCCGGGGGGCTTGGGGGGCTTCGACGACGTGGTGACCGGCGAGTTCCTGGATAAGCTCGAGACGGTCGAGGTGTTTGAGCTGAGCCCCGAGGAGAAGGTCTACCTGCTGATGGGGCTCTGCCATCGCATCCTCATGACGTACTCGGTCGAAGACCACGTCGACGCGAAGCTGCAACGTTCTGCCGAGCTGTGGAAGGAGCGTCTGGCGATGTTAAAGGGGGTCAACGACCGCAAGAGGGCCGAGAGGCAGAGGCTGAAGGAGATGGAGCTTAAAg gtgagaaaaagaaagaagttgGTGCTAAAAAGGAAAGCAAGAAAGAAGTCAAAGTGGAGCCCAAGGTGGAGCCGGAGCCCGAGGACATGATCAGCACGGTGAAGAGCCGCCGGCTGATGAGCATGCAAgcgaagaaggagaaggaggagacggacCGACAGAACAAAG AACGCATGGAGaaggaggccgaggaggagcGGCTGCGTCGCCAGAGGGCTGCCTCCGAACGGGCCTTTCAGGACGGCATCAGCAAAGCCAGGCTGGTGTTGCGCCGGACCCCACTGGGCACAGACAGAAATCACAACCG gTACTGGCTTTTCTCTGACGTGGTTCCTGGTCTGTACATCGAGAAGGGATGGGTGCATGAAAGCATCGACTACAGCTTCACACCTCCACCTGAAGATAAACCGGCGGAGCCTGaggtggaaggagaggaggaggaggaggaagaggatgaggaggaggaggacgacggcGGGTCGGCCATTACTAATGATTCACGAG GCGCTGAGAAGGACGACGGCAGCATGGACGGCGCTGTTGGCGAGGGagcccagcagggggcagcagcagacGTCTGCATAGAAACGAGCGTTCCCAAGCAGGGTCAGAACCTCTG GTTCGTGTGCGACAGCACGGCCGAGCTGGAGGAACTCGTGGAAAGTCTTCACGCTCAGGGGGTTCGAGAGAGCGAACTGAAGGCGAAGATACAAAACAG GTACCAGGACGTCctccactccatccatctgACCCGCAAGGCCAAACTGGGCCTCCGGACCTGCGACGGCTACGCAGAGCTGCTCAAGTACCTGCGCAGCGACATCCAGGAGGTGGCCTCCCGACTCCAGAAGGGAGGCCTGGGTTACCTGGACGACCACGTGGACATCGAAGATCAG ATGAAAGACAAGGAGAGCTTGAAGGACTTTGGCGAGTGCATCATCACAATTCAGGGCTGCGTCATTAAAAAGTTTCTGCAGGGATTCATGGCCcccaagcagaagaagaagaagaaggttggAGCggaagaaagcagcagcagcaaggctGAGGAGGTGGACGAGGAGAAGCGACTGGCGGAGGAGGCCCGG GTGGCGACGGCGGTGGAGAAGTGGAAGACTGCAATCGGGGAGTCCCAGACCTTCTCACGCATGCATGTCCTGCTGGGAATGTTGGACGCCTGCATAAAGTGGGACATGTCCGCCGAGAACGCTCGCTGCAAAGTCTGTCGCGGGAAAG GTGACGACGAGAAGCTCATCCTGTGTGACGAGTGCAACAAGGCCTTCCACCTGCTGTGTTTGCGTCCCGCCTTGTACCGCATTCCTGTCGGGGAGTGGCTGTGTCCCGCCTGCCAGCCCACCGTAACCCGACGGGGCACCCGCACGAG GAACTACAAGCAAGACTCTGAcgaagaagacgaagaggaggagtctgaagaggaggaatctgaggatgaggaagacgacGAGGAATATAATGACTACAAAGCCATGGGTCACACCT TGAGACCGAGGAAGAAAATCAAGCCGCTGTCGTCTCGACCGAAGAGTTCCAAAGTCAAACCCAAGAAGACGCCGTCCTCAGGCGGACAAAGCGGCAAGCAGAGGACGGGCCCCAACTGCCCCGCAGACATCGATGAGCTG gtgCGACAAACTTCCCAATCGGGAGTTACCAAACATGCCCTCGAGTTGGAGCGCTGCGAGGAGATCCTTAAGAAGCTGACAAAGTTCCGGTTCAGCTGGCCTTTCAG GGAGCCCGTGTCCCCGGACGAGGCCGAGGACTACCTGGACATCATTTCCCAGCCCATGGATTTCCAGACGATGCTGGGAAAGATTGGCCGCGGCTCGTACCGTCACACGCAGGACTTCCTGGAGGACGTGAAGCTGGTCTTCTCCAACGCGGAGGAGTACAACCAGCAGGGCAGCGCCGTCCTCTCCTGCATGGTGAAGACGGAGCAGACGTTCGTTGAGCTGCTCCAGAAGCTGCTGCCCGGCCTCGGCTACCTGCGCCGACGCACACGCAAGCGGGTCAGCAAAGCGCCGGCCacctccgaggaggaggaggaggaggaagaaccgAAGAAGATGCAGAACGGAAAGTCGAAAAGGAAGAAAGCTGGAAAAGGCCGGCGGCGGAAGTATGCGGAGATcgagagtgaggaggaggaagaggaggaggaagagcaggaggaagagcggGAGGAGGATAACGATACGGGCAGGAGGAGAAGTAAGCGGAACTCTGCCACTTCGGTCAGGAAGGATTACCGGGAGCAGGATAGCGACGGGGAACGGGACACAAAGAAAACTCGGCAGCGCAGGAGCCGGGGccccgcaggggggggggcgagcagcAACGAGGACCGGTCCAGCAAGCAGCGACATTCCAAGAAACAGAAACACCGGTGA